One Nocardioides luti DNA window includes the following coding sequences:
- a CDS encoding MFS transporter — translation MSRLLEAVVPARLGTRFRWLLASSWISNLGDGIAIAAGPLLVASQTHDPFLVALAALLQWLPPLLFGLYAGALSDRLDRRLIVVTVDLLRAVVLTALFLLGTAEVFADNSSQTLLPMVVARDDLAVANARLQTGFITVNQLAGPPIGAALFAAGAALPFVTQAVLVALGALLVSRVVLPPHRREEAADTHVRQDIVDGLRWVRHHPAVRTLVLTIFTFNITFGAAWSVLVLYATQRLGMGAVGFGLLTTVSAVGGLAGTLSYGWITRRVSLGNLMRIGLVIETFTHLFLALTTVPWVAMVIFFVFGAHAFVWGTTSVTVRQRAVPTELQGRVGSVNGVGVFGGLVLGSGIGGLLAQHAGITAPFWFAFAGSAVFVVLIWGQLSHIAHADEEPVAAAGGQAEDTA, via the coding sequence GTGAGCCGCCTGCTGGAAGCCGTCGTCCCCGCACGTCTCGGGACCCGCTTCCGCTGGCTGCTGGCGTCGTCGTGGATCTCCAACCTGGGTGACGGGATCGCGATCGCCGCCGGACCGCTCCTGGTCGCCTCGCAGACCCACGACCCCTTCCTCGTCGCGCTCGCGGCCCTGCTCCAGTGGCTGCCGCCGCTCCTCTTCGGGCTGTACGCCGGGGCCCTGTCCGACCGCCTCGACCGCCGGCTCATCGTCGTCACCGTCGACCTGCTGCGGGCGGTCGTGCTCACCGCGCTCTTCCTGCTCGGCACCGCCGAGGTGTTCGCCGACAACTCCTCGCAGACCCTGCTTCCGATGGTCGTCGCCCGCGACGACCTCGCGGTCGCGAACGCACGCCTGCAGACCGGCTTCATCACGGTCAACCAGCTCGCCGGGCCGCCGATCGGGGCGGCGCTGTTCGCGGCCGGCGCGGCCCTGCCCTTCGTCACCCAGGCGGTGCTCGTCGCGCTGGGCGCCCTGCTGGTCTCGCGGGTGGTGCTGCCGCCGCACCGCCGGGAGGAGGCCGCGGACACGCACGTGCGGCAGGACATCGTCGATGGGCTGCGCTGGGTGCGCCACCACCCGGCGGTGCGCACCCTCGTGCTGACGATCTTCACCTTCAACATCACCTTCGGCGCCGCCTGGTCGGTGCTCGTCCTCTACGCGACGCAGCGGCTCGGGATGGGGGCGGTCGGGTTCGGCCTGCTCACCACGGTCTCCGCGGTCGGCGGGCTGGCCGGCACGCTGTCGTACGGCTGGATCACCCGCCGGGTCAGCCTGGGCAACCTGATGCGCATCGGCCTGGTGATCGAGACGTTCACCCACCTGTTCCTGGCGCTCACGACCGTGCCGTGGGTGGCGATGGTGATCTTCTTCGTCTTCGGGGCGCACGCGTTCGTGTGGGGCACGACCTCGGTCACGGTCCGGCAGCGCGCCGTCCCGACGGAGCTCCAGGGGCGGGTCGGGAGCGTCAACGGCGTCGGCGTCTTCGGCGGACTCGTCCTGGGCTCCGGCATCGGCGGGCTCCTCGCCCAGCACGCCGGGATCACCGCGCCGTTCTGGTTCGCGTTCGCCGGCTCGGCCGTGTTCGTCGTCCTGATCTGGGGGCAGCTCTCCCACATCGCGCACGCGGACGAGGAGCCGGTCGCGGCCGCGGGAGGTCAGGCGGAGGACACCGCCTGA